Proteins found in one Lycium ferocissimum isolate CSIRO_LF1 chromosome 6, AGI_CSIRO_Lferr_CH_V1, whole genome shotgun sequence genomic segment:
- the LOC132059702 gene encoding uncharacterized protein LOC132059702: MGFIMEFAENLILRLMEDPQERDRKFREHVYATKARCDKTKEMWSYPIRPYGFWTFDRHNAQNFWDPQISQVDGRRDPYDDLLKDK; the protein is encoded by the coding sequence atgggaTTCATAATGGAATTTGCGGAGAACTTGATATTGAGATTGATGGAGGATCCACAGGAGAGAGATCGCAAGTTTCGAGAACATGTGTACGCAACAAAGGCGAGGTGTGATAAGACTAAGGAGATGTGGAGTTATCCTATCCGTCCGTATGGTTTCTGGACATTTGATAGACACAATGCTCAGAATTTCTGGGACCCACAGATCAGCCAAGTCGACGGTCGTCGTGATCCTTATGATGACCTCCTCAAGGACAAGTGA